One window from the genome of Dolosigranulum savutiense encodes:
- the rpsB gene encoding 30S ribosomal protein S2 has translation MSVVSMKQLLESGVHFGHQTRRWNPKMEQYIFTERNGIYIIDLQQTVRLIDEAYNFIRDIAANGGNVLFVGTKKQAQDSIKEESERAGIYYVNHRWLGGTLTNWQTISKRIDRLKELEAMEEDGTFEVLPKKEVGLLIKERQKLEQNLGGIKDMPGVPDVLFVVDPRKEEIAVKEARKLNIPVVAMVDTNCDPEEVDVIIPSNDDAIRAVKLITKTLADAYVEGNQGEESFEEQTNDSIEEMVDAVEGDNE, from the coding sequence ATGTCAGTCGTATCAATGAAACAATTATTAGAATCAGGTGTTCACTTTGGACACCAAACAAGACGTTGGAATCCGAAAATGGAACAATACATTTTCACAGAAAGAAATGGTATTTACATTATCGATTTACAACAAACGGTCCGTTTAATCGATGAAGCATATAACTTCATTCGTGACATTGCAGCTAACGGTGGAAATGTCCTATTCGTTGGAACTAAAAAACAAGCACAGGACTCTATTAAAGAAGAGAGTGAACGTGCTGGAATCTACTATGTAAACCATCGTTGGTTAGGTGGAACCTTAACAAACTGGCAAACAATTTCTAAACGAATTGATCGCTTGAAAGAATTAGAAGCAATGGAAGAAGACGGAACTTTTGAAGTTCTTCCGAAAAAAGAAGTTGGTCTTTTAATTAAAGAACGTCAAAAGCTTGAACAAAACTTAGGTGGTATTAAAGATATGCCAGGTGTACCTGATGTTCTCTTTGTTGTGGACCCGCGTAAAGAAGAAATCGCTGTTAAAGAAGCACGTAAATTAAATATCCCAGTAGTAGCAATGGTTGACACTAACTGTGATCCAGAAGAAGTTGACGTCATCATTCCATCTAACGATGATGCGATTCGTGCCGTTAAATTAATTACAAAAACATTAGCTGATGCCTATGTTGAAGGAAACCAAGGCGAAGAGTCATTCGAAGAACAAACAAATGATTCAATTGAAGAAATGGTTGATGCTGTTGAAGGAGATAACGAATAA
- the tsf gene encoding translation elongation factor Ts: MSIKASQVKELRDKIGVGMMDAKKALVETDGDMDAAIDYLREKGMAKAAKKSDRIAAEGLTTVKVDGNTAVILEVNAETDFVAKNDKFLALVDKLANAILKAKPSTQEEAMKVDVDGKTIEETILEATTTIGEKITFRRFEVIEKEDDQVFGDYEHMGGNITVLTVVDGGNVDAARNVAMHVAALNPQFTTRDDVPQDKRDSELEILKEQAKNEGKPEHIVEKMVEGRLNKWLSEISLTDQPYVKDQDQTVEEYLATQDGKIKTFYRYEVGEGIEKKEEDFAAEVQSQIKK; encoded by the coding sequence TTGAGTATTAAAGCTTCACAAGTAAAAGAATTGCGAGACAAAATTGGTGTCGGTATGATGGATGCAAAAAAAGCCTTAGTTGAAACAGACGGTGATATGGATGCAGCTATCGATTACCTACGTGAAAAAGGTATGGCAAAAGCTGCGAAAAAATCTGATCGTATTGCTGCTGAAGGACTAACAACCGTTAAAGTTGACGGTAATACAGCGGTTATTTTAGAAGTTAATGCTGAAACAGATTTTGTTGCTAAAAATGATAAATTCTTGGCATTAGTAGACAAGCTTGCAAATGCTATCTTGAAAGCTAAACCATCAACACAAGAAGAAGCAATGAAAGTTGATGTTGACGGTAAGACAATTGAAGAAACTATCCTAGAAGCGACAACAACAATTGGTGAAAAAATTACGTTCCGTCGTTTTGAAGTTATCGAAAAAGAAGACGATCAAGTCTTTGGTGACTACGAGCACATGGGTGGAAATATTACGGTATTAACTGTAGTAGATGGTGGTAATGTTGATGCGGCACGTAACGTTGCAATGCACGTTGCAGCCTTAAATCCACAATTTACAACTCGTGACGATGTTCCACAAGACAAGCGCGACAGTGAGCTTGAAATCTTAAAAGAACAAGCTAAAAACGAAGGTAAACCTGAGCATATTGTTGAAAAAATGGTTGAAGGTCGTTTGAACAAATGGTTATCTGAAATTTCCTTGACAGACCAACCATACGTAAAAGATCAAGACCAAACTGTAGAAGAGTACCTTGCAACACAAGATGGTAAAATCAAAACATTCTACCGTTACGAAGTGGGCGAAGGTATCGAGAAAAAAGAAGAAGACTTCGCAGCAGAAGTTCAAAGCCAAATTAAAAAATAA
- a CDS encoding flavocytochrome c, which yields MKKSIITTLASVTLLLGACSGEVDQTKEETELIPEESQDETASEIPETDSNSGASEEIYATDPDEVQDSYDVVVVGSGGAGLAAAISAHDAGASVAVFEKMPVAGGNTNGASAGMNASETIFQEAEGIEDSKEKFFEESLEGGKGTNDQALLRYLTDNAADAIEWLDSLGIPLNNLTTTGGMSVPRAHRPEDGSPVGEYLVDGLIENLSERDIPLFLNSEVNGLMQEDGGVTGIEVTVGQTNQTTIQANSTIITTGGFGASSDMLQEFEPDAADSVTTNHEGATGDGIKMAQEVGADVVDMEHVQVHPTVDQTEGFLITEAVRGEGAILVNQKGERFFNELDTRDAVSEAIQSLDEGYSYLIVDQALRERVPAIDFYESQGLVQKGATLAELAEEIDVEAETLEATVATWNEQVQAGEDPDFGRETGMEHQLSEAPYYAIKIAPGVHHTMGGLRINTETAVLDKAGEAIPGLYAAGEVTGGIHGQNRIGGNAVADIIVFGRHAGEEAAK from the coding sequence ATGAAAAAATCAATTATAACAACATTAGCTAGTGTGACTCTTTTATTAGGTGCTTGCAGCGGGGAAGTGGATCAGACTAAGGAGGAAACTGAATTAATTCCGGAAGAATCACAGGATGAAACAGCGTCAGAAATACCTGAAACAGATTCCAATTCTGGTGCATCTGAGGAAATATATGCGACTGACCCTGATGAAGTACAGGATTCATACGATGTAGTAGTGGTTGGGTCTGGTGGAGCTGGATTAGCGGCAGCTATTTCAGCTCATGATGCTGGTGCTAGTGTAGCGGTATTCGAGAAAATGCCGGTTGCTGGTGGGAATACAAATGGAGCCAGTGCGGGGATGAATGCGTCCGAGACCATCTTCCAAGAAGCTGAAGGGATTGAAGATTCAAAAGAAAAATTCTTTGAGGAATCACTTGAAGGTGGAAAAGGAACCAATGATCAAGCATTACTGCGCTATTTAACAGACAATGCAGCAGATGCCATTGAATGGTTAGACAGTTTAGGGATTCCATTAAATAATTTAACAACGACAGGTGGCATGAGTGTTCCACGTGCTCACCGACCGGAAGATGGATCACCTGTTGGAGAATACTTGGTAGATGGCTTAATTGAAAACTTGAGTGAGCGTGATATTCCATTATTCCTCAATTCAGAAGTAAATGGTTTAATGCAAGAAGATGGAGGAGTGACAGGGATTGAGGTTACAGTTGGTCAAACGAATCAAACAACTATCCAGGCGAACTCAACCATTATAACAACGGGTGGATTCGGCGCAAGTTCAGACATGTTACAAGAGTTCGAGCCTGATGCAGCTGATTCGGTCACAACGAATCATGAAGGAGCAACCGGGGATGGGATTAAGATGGCTCAAGAAGTTGGTGCTGATGTAGTTGATATGGAACACGTTCAAGTACATCCCACTGTGGATCAAACAGAGGGCTTTTTAATTACCGAAGCTGTTCGTGGAGAAGGTGCTATTTTAGTTAATCAGAAAGGCGAGCGCTTCTTTAATGAATTAGATACAAGAGATGCCGTATCTGAAGCTATTCAGTCGTTAGATGAAGGTTATTCGTATTTGATTGTTGATCAAGCATTGCGTGAACGCGTGCCAGCTATTGATTTTTATGAATCACAAGGATTAGTTCAGAAGGGAGCAACCTTAGCTGAATTAGCTGAAGAAATTGATGTAGAGGCTGAAACGTTGGAAGCAACCGTTGCAACTTGGAATGAACAGGTTCAAGCCGGAGAAGATCCTGATTTTGGACGTGAGACAGGGATGGAGCACCAACTGTCTGAAGCCCCGTATTATGCGATTAAAATAGCACCAGGCGTACACCACACGATGGGTGGATTGCGTATTAATACTGAAACAGCTGTATTAGATAAAGCGGGAGAAGCTATTCCAGGCTTATACGCAGCGGGAGAAGTAACAGGAGGAATTCACGGTCAGAATCGTATCGGAGGAAATGCAGTAGCTGACATTATTGTCTTCGGCCGTCATGCTGGTGAAGAAGCAGCGAAATAG
- a CDS encoding Cof-type HAD-IIB family hydrolase, with protein MNKKLIAIDLDGTTLNEQTTIDPLTIHVIQQLRKQGHIVSIVTGRPYRTSYQHYDTLGLDTPIVNFNGAWCHFPNHADWAYAYHKYLSADLMHDLFQLKDKKEIQLISAEVGHHVYTSSPYIPYEDFFPDGPEAAEPYTNDLVAQPTAVNVFTPSQHLQHKIEKQIIKDYGDKVEIRTWGGKAPCLEIVAAGVQKAMGVEKIADYYNIPQKDIIALGDEDNDYEMIQFAGHGVAMKNAIPSIKKIANDITDYTNDEQGLARYLAKYFGIELT; from the coding sequence ATGAATAAAAAGTTAATTGCTATTGATCTAGATGGAACAACTTTAAATGAACAAACAACGATTGATCCGCTAACTATTCACGTTATTCAACAACTGCGTAAACAAGGACATATTGTCTCAATTGTCACTGGGCGCCCGTATCGAACAAGTTATCAACATTATGATACACTAGGCTTAGATACCCCCATTGTAAACTTTAACGGGGCTTGGTGCCATTTCCCAAATCATGCTGATTGGGCATACGCATACCATAAATATTTATCTGCGGATTTAATGCATGACTTATTCCAATTAAAAGACAAAAAAGAAATTCAATTAATTTCTGCTGAAGTGGGTCATCATGTCTATACAAGTAGCCCCTACATTCCTTATGAGGACTTTTTCCCCGATGGACCAGAAGCGGCTGAGCCATATACGAATGACCTAGTAGCACAACCCACTGCTGTGAATGTTTTTACACCAAGTCAGCACCTTCAACATAAAATTGAAAAACAAATTATTAAGGACTACGGCGATAAAGTAGAAATTAGAACTTGGGGAGGCAAGGCACCTTGCTTAGAAATTGTTGCAGCCGGTGTACAAAAGGCAATGGGAGTTGAAAAAATTGCCGACTACTACAATATTCCTCAAAAGGATATCATCGCACTTGGTGATGAAGATAATGACTACGAAATGATCCAATTTGCTGGACACGGCGTTGCCATGAAGAATGCCATCCCATCTATTAAAAAAATTGCTAATGATATCACTGATTATACCAACGACGAACAAGGCCTTGCCCGATACTTGGCGAAGTACTTTGGGATTGAACTAACATAG
- a CDS encoding metal-sulfur cluster assembly factor, which translates to MSEENATWTDADIEQVKKKVMQVMETVIDPELGIDIVNLGLVYEVNVFNGGYCEIKITLTTMGCPLADVITGDIIEAVDKVDEVTETDVKLVWYPAWDTSRMTRYARIALGIR; encoded by the coding sequence ATGTCTGAAGAGAATGCAACATGGACAGACGCAGATATTGAACAGGTTAAGAAAAAAGTGATGCAAGTGATGGAGACAGTGATTGATCCGGAGTTAGGAATTGATATTGTTAACTTGGGATTGGTCTATGAAGTGAATGTTTTCAATGGTGGGTATTGTGAGATTAAAATTACGTTGACGACGATGGGATGTCCGCTTGCAGATGTGATTACGGGAGATATTATTGAAGCAGTGGATAAAGTAGATGAGGTTACGGAAACTGATGTGAAGCTCGTCTGGTACCCGGCTTGGGATACCTCACGAATGACGCGTTATGCACGAATCGCATTGGGTATACGATAA
- a CDS encoding ATP-dependent Clp protease ATP-binding subunit, with protein MNYTAGVELAVEKARQKAYDQSHRRLEIPHMWSVLIEEERTQAVYRELQVDLEKLQEVVEAEMAKLSTTSKEQSPQDKQMSHQLYHVFKDARDLATKYEYEAINIDLLLVSVMNRYYHPIVQEIAQYGIGRAEIFRAIRILNGESNMSEESEERYLDQYAVNLSALNRQGEIGHVVGRDEETDHIIQILSRKTKNNPILIGEPGVGKTAIVEGLTERLASTEAPVNLQGATIYSLSLGALVAGASFRGEFEARMKAVLEELQAEEKAILFIDEIHTIVGAGNAEGSLDAGNLMKPLLARGTIKVIGSTTRSEYRKHFQKDRALVRRFQPIQIKEPSVEETITILHGIRPEFEAFHQINISDEALELSATLSKRYIPERHLPDKAIDVMDEAAAKLRITTGIDAADRTVDNQAIYSLIAKKTGIPVHKLQSDERKQLMHLEETLSSQVIGQTEAVSAVSDAIIRSRVGIQDPNRPLGSFLFLGPTGVGKTELAKVLARELFESEDNMIRLDMSEYMEKHSVSQLIGSPPGYVGHDDGGQLTEAVRFNPYAIILFDEVEKAHKDVFNLLLQVLDDGVLTDAKGRRVDFKNTILILTSNIGAHLLLDQVKAGDDTPEISSEVRETLHEMLRQHFRPEFLNRIDEVVTFKPLSIAVMAGIVELQLATLQERLQAQDIRLSITDQAKQWIAQEAYDPAYGARPIRRFLTTHLETPIAKMIIAEGVEVGQKLTIDIVNKSLKINVE; from the coding sequence ATGAACTATACAGCGGGGGTTGAGTTGGCGGTTGAGAAAGCAAGACAAAAGGCATATGACCAGTCTCATCGTCGATTAGAGATACCGCATATGTGGAGTGTGTTGATTGAAGAGGAACGAACGCAAGCGGTTTATCGGGAACTTCAAGTGGATCTAGAGAAATTACAAGAAGTGGTTGAAGCAGAGATGGCGAAATTATCCACTACATCTAAAGAACAATCACCCCAAGATAAACAGATGAGTCATCAACTCTACCATGTGTTCAAAGATGCACGGGACTTAGCGACGAAATATGAGTATGAAGCGATTAATATTGATTTATTATTAGTAAGTGTGATGAATCGTTATTATCATCCGATTGTACAAGAGATTGCACAGTATGGGATTGGTCGGGCTGAGATTTTTCGGGCTATTCGAATTTTAAATGGCGAGAGTAATATGTCTGAAGAGTCGGAAGAACGTTACCTAGACCAGTATGCAGTTAATTTGTCAGCATTGAATCGACAAGGAGAGATCGGTCATGTTGTTGGACGGGATGAGGAGACGGACCACATTATTCAAATTCTTTCACGGAAGACAAAAAATAATCCGATTCTAATCGGTGAGCCAGGAGTGGGGAAGACAGCAATTGTTGAAGGATTGACAGAGCGGCTTGCTTCAACTGAAGCACCAGTTAATTTACAAGGAGCAACAATTTATTCGCTTAGTTTAGGCGCATTAGTGGCAGGAGCTTCTTTTCGCGGGGAATTCGAAGCCCGGATGAAGGCTGTACTGGAAGAATTGCAAGCGGAGGAAAAAGCGATATTATTTATCGATGAGATACATACGATTGTTGGCGCTGGGAATGCTGAAGGTTCTTTAGATGCAGGGAACTTGATGAAGCCTTTACTCGCACGGGGAACGATTAAAGTGATTGGCTCAACAACGCGTTCAGAGTACCGCAAGCACTTCCAAAAAGATCGGGCACTAGTTCGTCGTTTCCAGCCTATCCAAATTAAAGAACCATCCGTGGAAGAGACAATAACAATTTTACACGGGATTCGTCCTGAGTTTGAGGCATTCCACCAGATTAATATTTCGGATGAGGCCTTGGAACTGTCAGCAACACTATCGAAGCGGTATATTCCAGAACGCCACTTACCTGATAAAGCGATCGATGTGATGGATGAAGCGGCGGCTAAGTTGCGCATTACGACCGGAATAGACGCTGCTGATCGTACTGTTGACAATCAGGCTATTTATAGTTTGATTGCGAAGAAGACGGGGATTCCAGTTCATAAGTTACAGTCTGATGAACGCAAGCAGTTAATGCACTTAGAAGAGACATTATCTTCGCAGGTTATTGGTCAAACGGAAGCGGTCAGTGCCGTTTCAGATGCGATTATTCGTTCGCGTGTCGGTATTCAGGATCCCAATCGACCATTAGGATCATTTTTATTTTTAGGACCTACTGGAGTGGGAAAGACCGAATTGGCGAAAGTACTAGCCAGGGAATTGTTTGAGTCAGAGGATAATATGATTCGCTTAGATATGAGTGAATATATGGAAAAACATTCAGTTTCACAGTTAATTGGTTCTCCACCAGGCTATGTTGGTCATGATGATGGTGGTCAGTTGACAGAGGCTGTTCGATTTAATCCGTATGCGATTATTTTATTTGATGAAGTAGAAAAAGCACATAAAGATGTCTTTAACTTATTATTACAAGTGTTGGATGATGGTGTATTAACAGATGCAAAAGGGCGCCGTGTTGACTTTAAAAATACCATTCTTATTTTAACGAGTAATATTGGAGCGCATTTATTGCTCGATCAAGTGAAGGCAGGAGACGATACGCCTGAAATTTCTTCAGAGGTAAGAGAGACGTTGCATGAAATGTTGCGTCAGCATTTTAGACCAGAATTTTTAAATCGAATTGATGAAGTGGTGACCTTTAAGCCACTTTCGATAGCAGTCATGGCAGGGATCGTTGAATTACAATTAGCAACGTTACAAGAGCGACTTCAGGCCCAGGATATTCGATTATCCATCACTGATCAAGCAAAACAATGGATTGCACAAGAAGCTTATGATCCAGCTTATGGTGCGCGCCCGATTAGACGTTTTTTGACAACGCATTTGGAAACACCGATTGCTAAAATGATCATTGCGGAAGGAGTTGAAGTGGGTCAAAAATTGACAATAGATATTGTGAATAAATCCTTGAAGATTAATGTAGAGTAA
- the dnaE gene encoding DNA polymerase III subunit alpha, translating to MTVVNLQVKSSYTLLESPIKVKDLVQQAAEMNYSAIALTDHNVLYGAVEFYQVAKKYGIKPIIGLTLDAEAFSNASATYPLILLARDFRGYQALIKLSSYQRKMQQAVPLDRIKELSSSLIVIVPTLQSELYQLYLGQKEETIRELVADIATMFPESFLGISPEQESTFVQLLEAAGGELVALGDVRYLKAEDAFATEVLKAIDRGEAVDRQTVLTDKYALKTPEEFRAIFQNKGWQAAVERTALIADRIDIELPLDQQLLPKYQTPEQLDADSYLRQLAEKGLQRQVEEVTEVYRERLDKELSVILTMGFSDYFLIVWDIMAYARREQIETGFGRGSAAASLVAYALEITHIDPLKYDLLFERFLNEQRYTMPDIDLDFPDNKRDKILQYVRDTYGDEHAAQISTFSTLAAKSSVRDTLRVFGADNEEMKRWSQAIPTSQQRHISLEIAYEESESLRELVARSNRNKQIFQIAKTIEGLPRNVSTHAAGVVISDIPLEENVPLQLGSGELLTTQYTMEDTEAIGLLKMDFLALKNLTILANCFHYSAYEQSGGALTKNDIPLNDPPTLKLFARGDTNGIFQFESEGIKQVLKNMHPSSFEDIVATNALYRPGPMKQIQHFIARKHGKEAIQYPHEDLKSILEVTYGVMVYQEQVMQVATTLAGYSLSEADQLRRTMSKKIQSEMDEGRDDFIQGALEQGYSQETATQVYDYIEHFANYGFNRAHAVAYSMVAYQLAYMKVHYPKSFFAAILTAEFGHDKKQALYNLEMNDRGIATIGPDINRSIGLFSVVDEGILFGLSTVKGITSEFSRHIIAKRQAVGQFKDLIHFIEQLDERWLKVDYIRPLIEVGAFDKLPHNRQTLLSSLADIIQSVKISGQNMELFHVMKPRMQQAPDFSLKEKLDMEMNLTGFYFSGHPTKQYQSLREVWPLSYIAKAEEGSPKYILASVTDIHIIQTKKGLPMSFVTLADETGVMKMILFPDQHRQFIKTFKQDDILIVKGKIAPDIKQKEDLNIIATDIKQAAPLLEQAAHKLFLRFNSLQEQMQAFRKIQQLLKKEPGMCPVVIFDAATGQKKRLKKEYYYNLDEKTLTAMDDILGADNVVLQ from the coding sequence ATGACGGTTGTGAATCTACAGGTAAAAAGCTCATATACATTGTTGGAGAGTCCGATTAAGGTAAAAGACTTAGTGCAACAAGCAGCTGAGATGAATTATAGTGCCATTGCACTGACAGATCATAATGTTTTATATGGTGCGGTTGAATTTTATCAAGTAGCAAAAAAGTATGGGATCAAGCCGATAATTGGTCTAACATTAGATGCAGAAGCTTTCTCTAATGCGAGTGCAACCTATCCGCTTATTTTATTAGCACGCGACTTTAGAGGATACCAAGCGTTAATAAAATTGTCGAGTTACCAACGTAAAATGCAACAGGCGGTACCACTTGACCGTATAAAGGAACTATCGTCATCTTTAATTGTCATCGTTCCAACACTTCAAAGTGAGCTATATCAGCTATATCTTGGCCAAAAAGAGGAAACTATTAGGGAATTAGTCGCAGATATAGCGACGATGTTTCCAGAGAGTTTTTTAGGGATCAGTCCGGAGCAGGAGAGTACGTTTGTTCAATTACTAGAAGCAGCAGGTGGAGAACTAGTGGCTTTGGGCGATGTGCGATATCTTAAGGCTGAGGATGCGTTTGCGACCGAAGTGCTGAAGGCAATTGATCGTGGAGAAGCAGTTGATCGGCAAACTGTTTTGACGGATAAGTATGCATTGAAGACCCCAGAAGAATTTAGGGCTATTTTTCAGAACAAGGGATGGCAAGCAGCCGTGGAACGTACAGCGTTAATTGCCGATCGTATTGATATTGAACTTCCCCTTGACCAACAGTTATTACCGAAGTATCAGACACCTGAACAGCTGGATGCGGATAGTTACTTAAGGCAATTAGCTGAAAAAGGTTTGCAACGCCAGGTAGAAGAAGTCACTGAAGTTTATCGCGAACGTCTCGATAAAGAGTTATCGGTTATTTTAACGATGGGATTTTCTGATTATTTTTTAATTGTATGGGATATTATGGCTTATGCCAGGCGTGAGCAGATTGAAACAGGTTTTGGGCGAGGATCAGCAGCGGCTTCGCTCGTTGCTTATGCTCTTGAAATTACACATATTGATCCACTGAAGTATGATTTGTTGTTCGAGCGCTTTTTGAATGAGCAGCGGTATACGATGCCGGATATTGATTTGGACTTCCCCGATAATAAACGCGATAAAATATTGCAGTACGTGCGCGATACATATGGAGATGAGCATGCTGCTCAAATCTCAACATTTAGTACATTAGCTGCTAAAAGTTCTGTTCGTGATACGTTGCGCGTATTTGGGGCAGATAATGAGGAGATGAAGCGGTGGTCCCAGGCTATTCCGACTTCCCAACAGCGTCATATTAGTTTGGAAATTGCATACGAGGAATCGGAGAGTTTGCGTGAACTCGTCGCTCGGAGCAATCGAAATAAACAAATTTTTCAGATTGCTAAAACAATTGAAGGTTTACCGAGAAATGTATCGACCCATGCGGCGGGGGTAGTGATTTCTGATATTCCTCTCGAAGAAAATGTCCCTTTGCAACTAGGGAGCGGTGAACTGTTGACCACACAATACACGATGGAAGATACCGAAGCGATTGGCTTGTTGAAGATGGACTTCTTGGCTTTGAAAAACCTGACAATTTTAGCCAATTGTTTTCATTATTCAGCATATGAGCAGTCAGGTGGAGCACTGACCAAAAACGATATCCCACTCAATGATCCACCAACGTTAAAGTTGTTTGCAAGAGGCGATACGAATGGCATTTTTCAGTTTGAATCAGAGGGAATAAAGCAAGTACTTAAAAATATGCATCCATCCTCGTTTGAAGATATTGTGGCGACTAATGCGCTCTATCGTCCCGGACCGATGAAACAAATTCAGCACTTTATTGCACGAAAACATGGGAAAGAAGCCATCCAATACCCACATGAAGATTTGAAGTCAATTCTTGAAGTGACTTATGGTGTCATGGTGTATCAAGAACAGGTGATGCAAGTAGCAACCACCTTGGCAGGCTATTCACTTTCTGAAGCGGATCAGCTGAGACGGACCATGTCTAAAAAAATTCAGTCAGAAATGGATGAAGGGCGAGATGATTTTATTCAAGGGGCATTAGAACAAGGCTATAGTCAAGAGACAGCTACTCAAGTGTATGATTATATCGAACACTTTGCTAATTATGGATTTAATCGAGCGCATGCGGTGGCCTATTCGATGGTGGCTTATCAACTAGCTTATATGAAGGTGCACTATCCAAAGTCATTTTTTGCAGCAATTTTAACCGCTGAATTTGGTCATGATAAAAAACAAGCGCTTTATAATTTAGAAATGAACGATCGTGGGATTGCAACAATTGGTCCCGACATAAATCGGAGTATTGGCTTGTTTTCTGTGGTTGATGAAGGAATTTTATTCGGGTTAAGTACCGTTAAGGGGATTACGAGTGAATTTTCGCGTCATATTATTGCTAAACGGCAAGCTGTTGGACAATTTAAAGACCTAATTCATTTTATTGAGCAATTAGATGAGCGGTGGTTGAAGGTGGATTACATTCGTCCGTTAATTGAAGTGGGCGCCTTCGATAAGTTGCCGCATAACCGCCAAACCTTGCTGAGTTCATTAGCGGATATTATTCAGTCGGTTAAGATTAGTGGACAAAACATGGAATTATTTCATGTCATGAAGCCACGAATGCAACAAGCGCCTGATTTTTCGCTCAAAGAGAAATTGGATATGGAGATGAACTTAACTGGATTTTATTTTTCCGGACATCCAACAAAGCAATATCAATCTTTACGCGAAGTATGGCCACTGAGTTATATTGCCAAAGCAGAAGAAGGCTCGCCGAAGTACATCTTAGCTAGTGTGACCGATATTCATATTATCCAAACGAAAAAAGGATTACCGATGTCATTTGTGACATTGGCGGACGAAACTGGTGTAATGAAAATGATTTTGTTTCCTGACCAGCATCGTCAATTTATTAAGACATTTAAACAAGATGATATTCTCATTGTAAAAGGAAAAATTGCTCCAGATATTAAACAAAAAGAAGACTTAAATATCATCGCTACCGATATAAAACAGGCGGCTCCACTGCTTGAACAAGCCGCCCATAAATTGTTTTTGCGATTTAACTCATTGCAAGAACAAATGCAAGCGTTCCGAAAAATCCAGCAACTGCTCAAAAAAGAGCCGGGTATGTGTCCGGTTGTCATATTTGATGCGGCTACTGGACAAAAAAAGCGGTTAAAAAAAGAATATTATTATAATTTAGATGAAAAAACGCTTACGGCAATGGATGACATTTTAGGTGCGGACAACGTTGTGTTACAATAG
- the pfkA gene encoding 6-phosphofructokinase: protein MKRIGVLTSGGDAPGMNSAIRAVVRKASYRGVEVYGINYGYAGLVAGDIRKLTSKDVSDIIQKGGTMLYSARYPQFSTEEGQLKGIEQLKKYGIEGLVTIGGDGTFKGANALTKHGYPCIGIPGTIDNDIIGTDYTIGFDTAINTVLDALDKIRDTATSHVRTFVIEVMGRDAGDIALWTGVGSGAEQIIIPEVDFDITKIANSIREGRQRGKKHTLIVLAEGVMGGNEFAEKLDAIDNFHVRVTELGHVQRGGSPTARDRVLASQFGSHAVDCLIDGKGGLALGIQGEKIVENDITDVTSGKHRNEPNLALYQLNQEISN, encoded by the coding sequence ATGAAACGAATAGGTGTATTGACAAGTGGGGGAGACGCTCCCGGAATGAATTCAGCCATCCGTGCTGTTGTGCGCAAAGCAAGTTACCGCGGCGTCGAAGTTTACGGAATTAATTATGGTTATGCAGGCTTAGTTGCCGGTGACATCCGCAAATTAACCAGCAAAGATGTTAGTGATATTATCCAAAAAGGTGGAACAATGCTTTATTCTGCGCGTTATCCACAATTTTCAACTGAAGAAGGTCAGTTGAAAGGGATTGAGCAATTGAAAAAATATGGAATTGAAGGATTAGTTACCATTGGGGGAGATGGAACCTTTAAAGGAGCCAATGCCTTAACTAAACACGGCTATCCATGTATTGGTATTCCAGGGACCATCGATAATGACATTATTGGTACAGATTACACGATTGGATTCGATACGGCAATCAATACAGTTTTAGATGCGCTGGATAAAATTCGCGATACTGCAACAAGTCACGTACGTACATTCGTGATTGAAGTAATGGGACGAGATGCCGGTGATATTGCCTTGTGGACCGGTGTTGGAAGTGGTGCTGAGCAAATTATTATTCCAGAAGTCGACTTCGATATTACGAAGATAGCTAACTCGATTCGCGAAGGTCGTCAACGTGGCAAGAAGCATACCTTAATTGTACTTGCTGAAGGTGTGATGGGTGGTAATGAATTTGCTGAGAAATTAGATGCAATCGATAACTTCCATGTTCGTGTAACTGAACTAGGACATGTTCAACGGGGAGGATCTCCGACTGCGCGTGACCGTGTATTAGCAAGCCAATTCGGTTCTCATGCTGTAGACTGCTTAATTGATGGTAAAGGTGGTCTTGCCCTGGGTATTCAAGGCGAAAAAATTGTCGAAAATGATATTACCGATGTTACAAGTGGCAAACATCGCAATGAACCAAACTTAGCACTATACCAATTAAACCAAGAAATTTCGAATTAA